In Chondrinema litorale, the DNA window AAGATTTTTACGCTCAGCAAACAGTGATTTATAAAGATGTTTTTTGGGGTGAGTTGTTTGTGTATGGTGGTCTTTTGTTTAATCAGGAGCCATTGTTTTTGAATCGCTTTTTTTCAGAAATGGGCAATCCGTTATTTATAGGACTTACGCATTTAAGTTAAAAATGATAATAGGATTAGCAAGAATCTGTTTAAGATAGTTGCTGAACGGAAGTACTTTGATTTGATAGAGTGTTGTTTTCAACTGTTTTGCAAGGAGTTTCAGCCCTATCCAAGCCTGGTAGCAGCAAGCTAGATGGTTCCTCTGGGAGATTGCCTTTCGGCATTGGCACTTCTCAGAGCCTGTAAGCTGTTTGTATTCCCTGTGGAACTGCTCAATCTGCCATCTGATCTGGGATTCGTTTTCGGCCTCAAATACATTCATCCTGTCCGATAGATCATTTGTGATCACCCATTCAATGTCCCCGTTTAGGGAGACTATCTTGAATAATTTGACGGGGTAAGGGTATTTTTTGAGTTTGACCTGTACGCCTTCCAGCAGTTGCCTACCGGAAAGCTCGACTGTGCCCACAGCCTGCATCCCTGTGTCTCTGGATAGGCTGACTTGGCGGTTGCTCTTCAGGGTAGTGAAGAATGTCCAGCCGCTTCTGTGCACAAGCTTAAGGTTGTCCATGGAAGCATACCAGCTGTCAAAAAGTATCTTTTTGGCTTTCAGGTCTTTACGCATGGTCATTCGGGTGAACATCTCCTGGAAATGGTCATT includes these proteins:
- a CDS encoding IS701 family transposase, encoding MNKSLYISYLLHTHGNYTCTHMAAHSMDVSHDQVTRFLAHSKFTSSDLWDIVKGHLQDSPDSFILVDDSVQAKRYSRYIELAKRQYSGNEHGLVNGINLVNMVHSNGIDGDYYPIDYRIYHPETDKKTKNDHFQEMFTRMTMRKDLKAKKILFDSWYASMDNLKLVHRSGWTFFTTLKSNRQVSLSRDTGMQAVGTVELSGRQLLEGVQVKLKKYPYPVKLFKIVSLNGDIEWVITNDLSDRMNVFEAENESQIRWQIEQFHREYKQLTGSEKCQCRKAISQRNHLACCYQAWIGLKLLAKQLKTTLYQIKVLPFSNYLKQILANPIIIFNLNA